The following are encoded in a window of Halalkalicoccus jeotgali B3 genomic DNA:
- a CDS encoding primary-amine oxidase — translation MAQVETPTVEHPLDPLTEAEINSTTEILQESQKIGSTFGFYSYQPVEPSKEEVEAWDGGSVDRDVLVALRDFQEKTTYEATVSLPDSEVTSWERLPDAQPHIPGEDIFEAEEAVRQSEEWQEAAKKRGVENFDLAIVDPWPINSSEFVPDGLEGRRLARGLSWIAESKEDNAYARPIEGVHAFVDLDEMEVVEVVDNGVVDEDSPLPPEDANYKPDLIDTRDDREHLDVIQPEGTSWEVDGREVEWQGWKFRVGWTDREGLVLHNIRFDDDGDTRKILHRASTSAMAVPYGDVDPNHNWKNAFDISEFNVGRMVNSLTEGCDCLGEMYYFDAVTNDRDGNVLEIPNAICMHEEDDGLLWKHTEWRQEDQTEVRRRRRLVVSQIATVYNYDYAFYWYFYQDGRIEAEMRLTGIDSNGVVPQGTTADDTDGFYEVVAPQVKTSIHQHHFNFRLDFDVDGETNSAFEIHNEPVDDIAWTHEESDNTGGQGWYADETLLETEQEARMDIDPLRDRYWKIVNPNETNSYGYNTGYTLHPATNVASPMQSGSPAQRRAGFLENNFWVTPYNEDEMFADGDYPNQNDNPHGLREWTKADRNIEQEDLVAWYTLGVNHRTRPEDWPVLPVEIASFEIAPEGFFDENPSVHVPPEPDACGSESTSADDD, via the coding sequence ATGGCACAAGTAGAAACTCCCACGGTCGAGCATCCACTTGACCCACTGACCGAAGCAGAGATCAACTCCACGACCGAAATTCTCCAAGAAAGCCAAAAGATCGGTAGTACCTTCGGATTCTATAGCTATCAACCGGTCGAGCCTTCGAAAGAAGAAGTTGAAGCCTGGGATGGTGGTTCAGTTGATAGAGACGTTTTAGTCGCACTTCGGGATTTTCAGGAAAAGACAACGTATGAAGCAACCGTTTCACTCCCTGACAGTGAGGTAACGTCTTGGGAACGTCTCCCAGATGCTCAGCCGCATATTCCTGGCGAAGACATCTTCGAAGCTGAAGAGGCGGTTAGACAAAGCGAAGAGTGGCAAGAGGCGGCGAAAAAACGTGGCGTTGAAAACTTCGATCTTGCAATCGTTGATCCGTGGCCGATCAACAGCAGTGAATTCGTTCCTGACGGTCTCGAGGGCCGACGCCTTGCACGTGGCCTCTCCTGGATCGCGGAAAGTAAAGAGGATAACGCGTACGCACGACCTATTGAAGGAGTCCACGCCTTCGTTGACCTTGATGAAATGGAAGTCGTCGAAGTCGTCGACAATGGTGTGGTCGACGAGGACAGCCCGCTGCCGCCCGAGGACGCAAACTACAAACCAGACCTAATCGACACGCGAGACGATCGGGAGCACCTCGATGTGATTCAACCGGAGGGAACAAGCTGGGAAGTTGACGGCCGAGAAGTCGAGTGGCAAGGATGGAAATTCCGTGTCGGCTGGACTGATCGTGAAGGGCTTGTCCTGCACAACATCAGGTTCGATGACGACGGGGATACGCGAAAAATCCTCCATCGTGCGTCTACATCGGCCATGGCGGTTCCGTATGGCGATGTTGATCCCAATCACAACTGGAAAAACGCCTTTGACATCAGTGAGTTCAATGTCGGCCGAATGGTGAACTCGCTCACCGAAGGCTGTGATTGTCTAGGTGAGATGTATTACTTCGATGCAGTTACGAATGATCGGGACGGGAATGTCTTAGAGATTCCCAACGCGATCTGCATGCACGAAGAAGATGATGGGTTGCTGTGGAAGCATACGGAGTGGCGTCAAGAAGACCAGACAGAAGTGCGCCGGCGGCGGCGACTTGTTGTCTCACAAATCGCTACTGTCTATAACTACGACTATGCGTTCTACTGGTACTTCTATCAAGATGGACGTATAGAGGCCGAAATGCGCCTCACTGGAATCGACTCGAATGGAGTCGTGCCCCAAGGAACGACGGCGGATGACACAGATGGATTCTATGAGGTGGTTGCCCCGCAAGTCAAGACTTCGATCCACCAACATCACTTCAATTTCCGGCTTGATTTCGACGTCGACGGTGAAACGAATTCAGCGTTCGAAATCCATAATGAGCCCGTCGACGATATTGCTTGGACCCACGAAGAATCGGACAATACGGGAGGCCAAGGCTGGTATGCTGACGAAACGTTGCTGGAAACCGAGCAGGAAGCACGGATGGATATCGATCCATTGCGGGATCGATATTGGAAGATCGTCAATCCAAATGAGACGAACTCGTATGGCTATAATACCGGATACACACTCCATCCGGCCACCAACGTCGCCTCACCAATGCAGTCAGGATCACCCGCCCAAAGACGCGCTGGCTTTCTCGAGAACAATTTCTGGGTAACTCCCTACAATGAAGATGAGATGTTCGCGGATGGGGACTACCCGAATCAAAACGACAATCCTCACGGTCTCCGAGAATGGACGAAGGCGGATCGCAATATCGAACAAGAGGATCTCGTCGCCTGGTACACACTAGGGGTCAATCACCGCACACGGCCCGAAGATTGGCCTGTCCTACCGGTTGAGATTGCCAGCTTCGAGATCGCTCCCGAAGGGTTCTTTGATGAGAATCCGTCGGTCCACGTTCCACCAGAACCCGATGCTTGTGGATCAGAGTCGACGAGTGCAGATGATGACTGA
- a CDS encoding IclR family transcriptional regulator: protein MHAKDSKTIKSLERSFSILEYIVTNGAKGVNELAEELDYSPSTVHAHLTTLHQLGYLIMVDGKYDLSNRFLYFARHGQKRVEGLDRIKTNVRRLAEETNERVQFMVEEQGRGIYIDKAEGVHGAPNNTSLGKPRYLHICASGKAILAHLPEERRTEIIDHWGLPQQTENTITDEKTLASELETIREDGIATNNGETVAGLIAVGAPILSVDDQVIGAISISGPAHRIATDGEVNEEYRDKLLGAIEDIALNLKYT from the coding sequence ATGCACGCGAAGGACAGCAAGACGATCAAGTCTCTTGAACGGTCGTTCTCCATACTAGAATATATTGTAACGAACGGTGCCAAGGGAGTAAACGAACTCGCAGAGGAACTCGATTATTCACCGAGTACAGTTCACGCCCATCTAACGACCCTCCACCAACTCGGGTATCTCATTATGGTTGACGGGAAATATGATCTCTCGAATCGATTTCTATATTTTGCGAGACATGGACAGAAGAGAGTAGAGGGCCTTGATCGTATCAAGACAAACGTTAGGCGATTAGCTGAGGAGACGAATGAGCGTGTCCAGTTCATGGTCGAGGAACAGGGGCGTGGAATCTACATCGATAAAGCGGAAGGCGTCCATGGAGCGCCGAACAATACGTCCCTTGGAAAACCTCGATACCTCCATATATGCGCTTCAGGGAAAGCGATATTAGCCCATCTTCCAGAAGAGCGTCGAACCGAGATTATTGATCACTGGGGCCTCCCACAGCAGACGGAGAATACCATTACAGACGAAAAAACACTCGCATCAGAATTGGAAACGATACGAGAAGATGGGATTGCAACGAATAACGGTGAAACCGTAGCCGGATTAATAGCTGTCGGTGCACCAATTCTATCGGTCGATGATCAAGTAATCGGGGCTATTAGTATCTCTGGGCCAGCTCATAGAATCGCGACTGATGGTGAGGTAAACGAGGAATATCGTGACAAATTACTGGGGGCGATCGAAGATATTGCACTCAATCTCAAATATACGTGA
- a CDS encoding DUF7437 domain-containing protein → MSQAIGSSERAVNGLLSVAHVLEEPRLARLYTYILREGEVTVDTITADLETPRTTAYADTGTLVELGLLTRDESKKTHTYTATPIKLTTNLDGDTYTITPTLIEAVGQTSNDQDLAFVVERYGLGKLAAAVTYAVPYVDGEMTERVAARELDLQPAVGIAVLHALQEVIQEMHTHDPYFDQIRNARTEAVNHDS, encoded by the coding sequence ATGTCACAGGCTATCGGCTCCTCGGAACGAGCGGTCAATGGGCTCCTCTCAGTGGCTCATGTACTCGAAGAGCCACGCCTTGCCCGCCTCTATACGTATATCCTTCGCGAGGGCGAGGTGACGGTCGATACAATCACCGCTGACCTAGAGACACCACGCACGACAGCATACGCTGATACAGGCACTCTGGTTGAACTAGGACTGCTCACGCGTGATGAATCCAAGAAAACCCACACCTACACGGCAACGCCAATTAAACTGACTACGAATCTTGACGGGGATACGTATACGATCACTCCTACACTTATCGAAGCTGTTGGTCAGACATCGAACGACCAAGACCTCGCGTTTGTCGTTGAGAGATACGGCCTTGGCAAACTCGCTGCTGCGGTAACGTACGCCGTTCCATATGTAGACGGTGAAATGACCGAACGGGTTGCTGCTCGTGAGCTCGATCTCCAACCGGCGGTTGGAATCGCCGTCTTGCATGCACTCCAAGAGGTCATTCAGGAGATGCACACGCACGACCCATATTTCGACCAGATTCGAAATGCCCGGACTGAAGCAGTTAATCACGATTCCTAG
- a CDS encoding xanthine dehydrogenase family protein molybdopterin-binding subunit: MTFETIDARNIPPSELIGSAIQRREDPHLLTGESEYTDDIQYDGEVHLGLLGSRYGHARIESITTTDAAMMDGVLGVYTWKDIQKSDAPGYMRVDNPTEGSAESDTDTGAVAPEHPLLADTKVTYQGQPVAAVVAEDRYTVRDALESIAVDYERLDAIIDPRDALSEDVPQIHETNGENLAFEWETGDEDAAEATLATADNVVTVDFEINRVIPTAMEPRTAVAQYHSSDDELAVELSTQNPHQVRADLSATLGTPEKQIRVRPPDVGGGFGAKLFPYTGHLLAGWCARRLERPVKWVAPRTEDFQSMIHSRHHIVHAQAAVDDDGTIRGFQADTTVPVGGFLVPNGSGVPTNLGVMANGQYDIPAAYVQTRGAFTNTAPLSAYRGAGRPEATYFIERLVETVARKIDVDPADLRRKNFIPPEAFPFETGLGRTYDSGEYDETLTTALGTVDYETFRERQQRDREEGRYRGIGLSCYVEACGAAPGLHESGAVHVEPSGRVVVKTGTAEIGTGHRTGYTQIVADELGVLFNDVEIIEGDTAEIAEGNGTAGSRAMPVGGSALKQSAEEIVEKGREIVANQLEASKADIEFADGEFFISGIPTRTLTIQEVAEIAHDESGTLPDGMDPGLAATTDFDPPNYTFPFGTHVAVVEVDPDSGEIDLERYVAVDDVGTQINPKIIEGQIHGGVAQGIGQALYEEAIYDDNGNLLTGSMQDYAIPKAEHLPDIEWYSTVTPSPYNPLGVKGVGEAGAIAAPPAIVNAVIDAIEPFDVDTIDMPLTPETIWTAIQRECE, from the coding sequence ATGACATTCGAGACAATTGACGCGAGAAATATACCGCCAAGCGAACTCATCGGCTCGGCGATCCAACGTCGGGAGGACCCCCACCTCCTGACGGGGGAGTCAGAGTACACCGACGATATCCAGTATGATGGAGAGGTTCACCTCGGACTTCTGGGAAGTCGGTACGGTCATGCTCGCATTGAAAGCATTACTACAACCGACGCAGCGATGATGGATGGCGTGCTCGGTGTGTATACCTGGAAGGACATACAGAAATCTGACGCACCAGGCTATATGCGAGTTGATAACCCTACAGAAGGATCGGCTGAGTCGGATACTGACACCGGGGCGGTCGCACCAGAGCACCCACTATTAGCCGACACTAAAGTCACCTATCAGGGACAGCCCGTCGCCGCCGTCGTCGCAGAAGATCGATATACGGTCCGCGATGCACTCGAGAGTATCGCCGTCGACTACGAGCGGTTGGACGCTATCATCGATCCCCGGGATGCGCTATCCGAAGATGTCCCCCAGATACACGAGACGAACGGTGAAAACCTCGCCTTCGAGTGGGAGACAGGTGATGAGGACGCCGCGGAAGCCACACTCGCTACAGCCGACAACGTCGTAACCGTGGATTTCGAGATCAACCGCGTGATTCCAACGGCGATGGAGCCCCGAACCGCCGTCGCACAATATCATTCTTCGGATGACGAACTCGCTGTCGAGCTGTCGACACAGAACCCACACCAAGTTCGAGCGGACCTATCGGCAACACTCGGTACCCCCGAGAAGCAAATCAGGGTTCGGCCACCCGACGTTGGCGGTGGGTTTGGCGCGAAGCTGTTTCCCTATACCGGCCACCTCCTCGCGGGTTGGTGTGCGAGGCGACTCGAACGCCCGGTGAAGTGGGTCGCGCCCCGTACCGAGGACTTTCAGTCGATGATTCACTCACGTCACCACATCGTTCACGCACAGGCTGCCGTCGACGACGACGGAACGATCCGTGGATTTCAGGCGGATACGACAGTTCCAGTGGGTGGATTTCTCGTTCCGAACGGGTCAGGTGTTCCGACGAATCTAGGAGTGATGGCGAACGGTCAGTACGACATCCCTGCGGCATACGTCCAAACGAGAGGAGCATTTACAAATACCGCTCCGCTTTCGGCGTATCGGGGAGCCGGCCGTCCAGAGGCAACGTACTTCATCGAACGGCTTGTGGAGACGGTTGCCCGAAAAATCGACGTGGACCCTGCCGACCTCCGTCGAAAGAATTTCATCCCTCCGGAGGCCTTTCCCTTCGAGACAGGACTCGGACGGACGTACGATTCGGGGGAGTACGACGAAACGCTGACCACGGCACTTGGAACGGTCGACTACGAGACGTTTCGCGAGCGCCAGCAACGAGACCGTGAGGAGGGTCGATACCGGGGCATTGGTCTATCGTGTTACGTCGAGGCGTGTGGCGCCGCGCCCGGATTGCACGAGTCGGGTGCCGTTCACGTCGAGCCGTCGGGACGTGTCGTCGTCAAAACGGGGACCGCTGAAATCGGGACCGGTCATCGAACCGGATACACACAGATCGTTGCCGACGAATTGGGAGTTCTCTTCAATGACGTCGAGATTATCGAAGGAGACACCGCAGAAATCGCAGAGGGGAACGGAACCGCTGGTAGCAGGGCTATGCCCGTCGGTGGTAGTGCTCTCAAGCAGAGCGCCGAGGAAATCGTCGAGAAGGGACGTGAGATCGTAGCGAATCAACTGGAGGCATCAAAAGCAGACATCGAGTTTGCGGATGGCGAGTTCTTCATTAGTGGCATTCCAACTCGGACACTGACCATCCAAGAAGTCGCGGAGATCGCTCATGACGAGTCCGGCACTCTCCCGGACGGAATGGACCCTGGACTCGCCGCAACGACCGATTTCGACCCACCGAACTACACGTTTCCGTTCGGGACCCACGTCGCAGTCGTGGAAGTCGATCCGGACTCGGGGGAGATCGATCTCGAACGATACGTGGCAGTCGACGACGTCGGCACGCAGATCAATCCGAAGATTATCGAAGGACAAATCCATGGTGGGGTGGCTCAGGGGATCGGGCAGGCACTCTACGAGGAAGCCATCTACGACGACAACGGCAATCTTCTGACTGGCTCAATGCAAGACTACGCGATACCCAAGGCCGAACACCTTCCAGATATCGAGTGGTACTCAACAGTAACACCCAGTCCGTACAATCCACTTGGAGTGAAAGGGGTCGGGGAGGCCGGTGCCATCGCGGCACCACCGGCAATCGTTAATGCCGTTATCGACGCGATTGAGCCGTTCGACGTCGATACGATCGATATGCCGCTCACACCCGAAACGATCTGGACGGCGATCCAGAGAGAGTGCGAGTAG
- a CDS encoding N,N-dimethylformamidase beta subunit family domain-containing protein, producing MAINEFPTKELTGYTDQWSFQPGDTVPFMVNCDGPDEYEAEIVQVICGDLNPDGPGVKEEVINASVNDTYEGRPQEIHAGSYAKVSDSHHLSVSGGLTVQAMVQPTLPDAGEQALLTKFADNTGYGLYISQSGDLCLRLAGSNGEIVEVNSGLVFEGGKRQGATWYFVGATFDPDDGTVTLYQEPHPENQRKILHPIDEYEAMVEESVDINGIATNDSPLVIGGEPMETGNGVVAKSCYNGKLERPQVFSEALDLADMRSAIADEPPTDVASSLVGAWDFSEGITSDGIPEYTTVVDISPHENHGKLVNTPARGMIGYNWSEDEYNFTNAPEEYGAIHFHHDDLTDADWEVDFEYTLPEGMDSAVYAARLTTENDETYIPFFVRPEKPEDTADIAFLAPTASYLAYSNDHLTTDGVITEPLSGQVSVMRQEDLYLSEHREYGLSCYDSHADGSGVFYSSRKRPILNMVPKYKHWLSSVPSTLWQFNADLHIVDWLEEKGYDFDVITDEDLYEEGADLLEPYNVVLTGSHPEYYSSEMWDGVLSYQQQGGRFMYMGANGFYWSIAFHPEDSQTIEVRRGITGSGAWFNNPGELRHSFTGEMGGIWRDRNKPPQKLAGVGWIAEGFDKSSYYRRKPDSYESETEFIFEGIESEVLGDFGLIGHGAAGLELDIYNEDLGTPEHTYLLASSEDHTPNYLRVVEEIFFDLPSYEGGQDPEARGDIVYYKLPNDGAVFSTSSIGFHGSLSHDSYENNISKMIENVLDAFKEDGTLP from the coding sequence ATGGCCATCAATGAATTCCCAACAAAAGAACTGACTGGATATACTGACCAGTGGAGTTTTCAACCAGGTGATACCGTGCCGTTCATGGTTAACTGTGACGGTCCAGATGAGTACGAGGCCGAGATTGTTCAAGTTATTTGTGGGGACCTGAACCCGGATGGTCCCGGAGTGAAAGAAGAGGTAATTAACGCCTCAGTGAATGATACGTACGAGGGGCGACCACAGGAAATTCATGCCGGATCATATGCAAAGGTCTCAGACAGCCATCATCTCAGTGTTAGCGGTGGATTGACTGTACAGGCGATGGTTCAGCCTACCCTTCCAGATGCAGGGGAGCAGGCGTTGCTCACTAAGTTCGCAGACAACACAGGATATGGTCTCTATATTAGTCAAAGTGGTGACCTCTGTCTACGACTCGCCGGATCTAACGGTGAGATCGTTGAAGTGAACTCTGGACTCGTTTTTGAAGGCGGTAAACGGCAAGGAGCGACGTGGTACTTTGTTGGAGCTACTTTTGACCCCGATGATGGAACCGTCACCCTCTATCAGGAACCTCACCCAGAGAACCAGCGGAAGATCCTCCATCCTATTGATGAGTACGAAGCGATGGTTGAGGAGTCGGTCGACATCAACGGAATTGCGACGAATGATAGCCCTCTCGTCATTGGGGGAGAACCGATGGAAACGGGCAACGGTGTGGTTGCGAAAAGCTGTTACAATGGCAAACTAGAACGACCCCAGGTGTTTAGTGAGGCACTTGACCTAGCTGACATGCGCTCAGCTATTGCTGACGAACCGCCGACTGACGTGGCGAGTTCATTGGTGGGTGCTTGGGATTTTTCTGAAGGCATCACTTCAGACGGCATTCCGGAGTACACAACGGTCGTAGACATCTCGCCCCACGAAAATCACGGTAAATTGGTGAACACACCTGCTCGAGGGATGATTGGTTACAACTGGAGCGAAGATGAGTACAACTTCACAAACGCGCCGGAGGAGTATGGCGCGATCCACTTCCATCATGATGACCTAACGGATGCGGATTGGGAGGTGGATTTTGAGTATACACTTCCCGAAGGAATGGACAGCGCGGTGTACGCGGCCCGATTAACTACTGAGAACGACGAGACCTACATCCCCTTTTTCGTCCGTCCAGAGAAACCTGAGGATACAGCGGACATCGCTTTTCTTGCCCCCACTGCGAGCTACCTTGCTTACTCAAATGACCATCTGACGACGGACGGGGTAATCACCGAACCACTCTCAGGTCAGGTGTCGGTTATGCGGCAAGAGGACCTCTATCTAAGCGAGCACCGCGAGTACGGTCTTTCGTGCTATGACAGTCACGCAGACGGTAGCGGCGTTTTCTATTCATCACGGAAGCGTCCTATCCTGAATATGGTGCCAAAGTATAAGCACTGGCTGTCATCAGTGCCCAGCACACTATGGCAATTCAACGCAGACCTCCATATTGTTGATTGGTTGGAGGAGAAAGGATATGATTTCGATGTGATCACTGATGAGGATCTCTACGAGGAAGGTGCTGACTTGCTTGAACCGTACAACGTAGTTCTCACAGGGAGCCATCCAGAGTACTACTCCTCAGAGATGTGGGACGGTGTATTATCCTACCAGCAGCAGGGTGGTCGGTTTATGTATATGGGTGCCAACGGCTTCTACTGGTCTATCGCATTCCACCCTGAAGACTCCCAGACCATTGAGGTCCGGCGGGGAATCACTGGATCGGGCGCCTGGTTTAACAACCCGGGCGAGCTGCGACACAGTTTCACTGGAGAAATGGGTGGGATCTGGCGCGACCGCAATAAACCACCTCAGAAACTCGCTGGTGTCGGATGGATTGCCGAGGGGTTCGACAAATCCTCATATTACCGACGTAAACCAGACAGCTACGAATCCGAAACTGAGTTTATCTTTGAGGGGATTGAGAGCGAGGTCCTTGGCGACTTCGGCCTTATTGGTCACGGTGCCGCGGGCCTTGAACTCGATATCTACAACGAAGACTTAGGAACGCCCGAACACACATACCTCCTCGCCTCTTCGGAGGATCACACGCCGAACTACCTCCGCGTTGTTGAGGAAATATTCTTTGACCTTCCCTCTTATGAAGGAGGGCAGGATCCCGAAGCACGTGGCGACATCGTTTACTATAAATTACCCAACGATGGCGCGGTCTTCTCAACTAGTTCCATCGGTTTCCACGGAAGCCTCTCTCACGATAGCTACGAGAACAATATTTCGAAAATGATCGAAAACGTCTTGGATGCGTTCAAAGAGGACGGGACGCTCCCATAG
- a CDS encoding haloacid dehalogenase type II, whose translation MSKIAAETIQEEASVLAFDLWDTLLDRESTLIPALDGLLTDHDCDYDPEILLRRYLAMHFRDSMIDSLIPGPHTPFKEISRRALSYRLEQLGLDVPDEEIRRVIRQWKTLQPYPDVDSALDRLGDEYKLVGLSNGDPDMLNAVRPNFETELDGVVSVADAGAYKPHRASYDLCCDEFDVAPHEVVFVTSHTFDLVGAKAVGMRGAFLNRHENPYGGWIHRPDLIVADTGELADVLTS comes from the coding sequence ATGTCCAAGATTGCTGCGGAGACAATCCAAGAAGAAGCGAGCGTTCTCGCCTTCGATCTGTGGGATACGCTGCTCGATCGTGAATCGACACTAATCCCTGCATTAGATGGATTGCTGACTGATCATGACTGCGATTATGATCCAGAAATCTTACTGCGACGCTATCTGGCGATGCACTTCCGAGACTCGATGATTGACTCACTGATTCCCGGGCCTCATACTCCGTTCAAGGAGATTAGCCGTCGAGCGCTCAGTTACCGGTTAGAGCAACTCGGTCTCGATGTCCCTGACGAGGAAATCCGCCGAGTCATCCGACAGTGGAAGACCCTACAACCCTATCCGGACGTAGACTCAGCTCTGGACCGCTTAGGTGACGAGTACAAATTGGTCGGGCTTTCGAATGGTGATCCGGATATGCTCAATGCGGTACGTCCAAACTTCGAGACAGAGCTCGACGGCGTTGTATCGGTCGCTGATGCTGGCGCGTACAAACCACACCGAGCGTCGTATGATCTGTGCTGTGACGAATTCGATGTCGCACCTCACGAGGTAGTATTTGTAACTTCTCATACATTCGACCTCGTTGGTGCAAAAGCGGTCGGAATGCGCGGGGCATTCCTTAACAGGCATGAGAACCCGTATGGCGGCTGGATACACCGTCCGGATCTTATCGTTGCTGATACCGGAGAACTGGCTGATGTGCTAACTTCTTAG
- a CDS encoding inner-membrane translocator, translated as MSELEGVSDRAKYYETVGQTLADRAGIDPDRYGATYEDIGRQLMTMSGGPLSAPAEQAYSELDEGIAKREILPRINTELIKEHKEHPIGRHSDDLERVLNYFRRQPMEGKYVILETEKFEEFYIGELPGVRGEPPEKLDNPLAGIDEAKDLPYPLKSVEQAEHAVFLRRIKDLQNKFDDS; from the coding sequence ATGTCAGAGCTTGAAGGAGTATCAGACAGAGCCAAGTATTATGAGACAGTTGGGCAGACATTAGCGGATCGAGCTGGGATCGATCCAGACCGATACGGAGCCACATATGAGGATATCGGTCGTCAGCTTATGACCATGAGCGGTGGGCCGCTGTCCGCCCCCGCTGAGCAGGCGTACAGCGAACTTGACGAAGGGATTGCCAAGCGGGAGATCCTCCCACGGATTAACACAGAACTGATCAAAGAGCACAAAGAACACCCAATTGGTCGACATAGTGATGATTTAGAGCGGGTTCTAAATTATTTCAGACGACAGCCTATGGAAGGCAAATATGTTATTCTCGAAACCGAGAAATTTGAAGAATTTTACATCGGCGAACTACCCGGGGTGCGGGGAGAACCGCCGGAAAAGTTAGATAATCCACTTGCCGGGATTGACGAGGCCAAGGATCTCCCCTATCCGTTGAAGTCGGTAGAACAGGCCGAACATGCCGTTTTCCTGAGGCGCATCAAAGACTTGCAGAATAAATTCGACGATTCATAA
- a CDS encoding alpha/beta fold hydrolase, which yields MTRIEVEDGVELFVQKWGSGTPIVFVHGWPLSHRMFEYQYIQLPREGIQCIGIDLRGYGQSSKPWSEYDFDMFADDLKNVLDELDLEDVVLAGFSMGGGVVTRYMGRHNGDHVGKVVMIGAASPVLAKKSDFPEGVDEDAFMDLAKGCYEDRAKVSSDFASSMFHSEPSPELKGWLQTMSMESSPQAMADSIEAVGEMDLRSDLEAISVPTLICHSVHDQACPFELTAEKLHEGIENAELVRFEESEHALFYEEREKLNEKLVEFAR from the coding sequence ATGACCCGAATAGAAGTGGAAGACGGTGTAGAACTGTTCGTTCAGAAATGGGGATCGGGTACTCCTATCGTGTTCGTCCACGGCTGGCCGCTCAGTCACAGGATGTTTGAATACCAGTACATCCAATTGCCGAGAGAGGGTATCCAGTGTATTGGCATCGATCTCCGTGGGTATGGACAGTCGAGCAAGCCGTGGAGTGAATACGACTTCGACATGTTCGCTGACGATCTCAAGAACGTTCTCGATGAACTCGATCTTGAGGATGTAGTACTCGCGGGCTTTTCGATGGGTGGGGGAGTTGTCACACGATATATGGGCCGGCACAACGGCGACCATGTGGGAAAAGTAGTGATGATTGGTGCTGCGAGCCCCGTTCTAGCCAAGAAATCCGACTTCCCGGAAGGCGTCGATGAAGACGCGTTTATGGACCTTGCGAAAGGATGCTATGAGGACCGGGCGAAGGTAAGCAGTGACTTCGCCAGTTCGATGTTTCATTCCGAACCGAGTCCAGAACTGAAAGGTTGGCTTCAGACCATGAGCATGGAATCGTCGCCGCAAGCCATGGCTGACTCGATCGAAGCGGTCGGTGAGATGGATCTTCGCTCTGACTTAGAAGCCATCTCTGTTCCGACACTCATCTGTCATAGTGTCCACGATCAGGCCTGCCCATTCGAGTTGACGGCAGAAAAACTCCATGAGGGGATTGAGAATGCAGAGCTCGTTCGCTTTGAGGAAAGCGAACATGCACTCTTCTATGAGGAACGGGAGAAACTCAACGAGAAGTTGGTCGAATTCGCCCGATAG
- a CDS encoding DUF5134 domain-containing protein yields the protein MSNIGLLSEWLRWPWIVVYAVVTVVHLSHAIDTDCRQVWHSNHVVMAVGMGYMFLPTRLKAVSDEVWQITFIIIAATIVVWVLHLWATQRTIDFLWMISLFDVVAMIYMFAFPEAAIAPLTYLLVIYFILETIVWMGGVFDHTRQWGRLLPVLIHSRLYSRLIFHEPLVGSSSGRERMTLSAMAAGMAYMFIIMQSGM from the coding sequence ATGAGCAATATTGGACTTCTGAGTGAGTGGCTACGATGGCCATGGATAGTGGTGTACGCAGTCGTTACGGTCGTTCATCTATCGCACGCGATTGATACTGATTGCCGGCAGGTGTGGCATTCCAATCACGTTGTAATGGCTGTCGGGATGGGATACATGTTTCTCCCTACACGCCTGAAGGCGGTATCTGATGAGGTGTGGCAGATAACGTTCATTATAATCGCAGCAACCATCGTTGTGTGGGTACTGCATTTGTGGGCCACTCAGCGGACGATTGACTTCCTCTGGATGATCTCACTATTCGATGTAGTAGCAATGATCTATATGTTCGCGTTTCCAGAGGCAGCGATTGCGCCACTCACTTATCTCCTCGTCATTTATTTCATCTTAGAAACAATAGTATGGATGGGCGGAGTGTTTGATCATACTAGACAATGGGGTAGATTGCTACCGGTACTAATCCATTCTCGCTTGTACTCTCGACTCATCTTTCATGAGCCGCTGGTTGGTAGTAGTTCAGGCAGAGAGCGTATGACACTCAGTGCGATGGCAGCCGGGATGGCGTATATGTTCATTATCATGCAGAGTGGCATGTAA